The window CTGGCCCACACCGTCGGCACACCGAGTTCCTCCCCGAGCAGGGCACGCGCATCCATTCGCCGTAGCCCACAGTCCGCAGTCCATTGTCGACTGTCCACTGCGGGGCTCGCCTTCCTCAACGGACGCAGACCATCCCTATCACCCACAGGACTTCCGTCGCACCAGCCGCACCGACACTGCCCCTGACCACACACGTACGCACACAAAACCGCGCGGGCCAGACAGTGTGTCTGGCCCGCGCGGTCGGTGGGTGTTCAGGAGGCGAGGCGGTCACCGCTGGGCGGATCGGCCGAAATGGACGCGGCGGGCACTGAGGCCAGCCGTGGTGCGCGACGCGAACTGGCGAAGCGGCGCATGATCGGGCGTTCGACGCACGTGTACAGCACCGTCGCGGCCAGGAGCGCGCCCGCGAACAGCAGCGCGAGCACGGCCAGCGCGACCGGTGTGCTCCAGGTGTTGGTCTGCCCGAGCAGCCGGTGACCGTAGTCCAGGACCAGCTGGTGGACCATGTAGAAGGCGAACGAGATGTCGCCGAGCCAGACCATGAACCGGCTCGACAGCCAGCTGCCTTCCTTCGCCGCGTCCACCTTCGCGCCCGCGACGATGATCAGGCCGAGCGGCACGACCATCGTGGCCGCGACCCGGTACGGGCCGGAGAACAGCGGCGTGAGCGCGTAGGCGGCCACCGCGAGCGCCACCGCGCCGCCGAAGCTGAGCGGGATCGTCCGGCCGGTGATGACGATCCGGGCGATGAAGATGCCGAACACGAACTCCAGCATCCGCACCGGCGGGAACGAGGCGACGAACCACTGCTCGAACAGGGTCAGGCCGGTCGGCATCATCGTGCCACCGGCAAGCGCCTGCGCCTCGGGCAGCACGGTGGCCAGCGACGGGACGAGGAAGATCGCCAGCACGACCACGCCGGTCCAGGCCCAGAGCCGCTCGGGGCGGATCCGCTTGATGCCGAAGTACAGCGCCGGGAACGCGAGGTAGAACAGCAGCTCGCAGGACAGCGACCAGGACACCACGTTGCCGCTGTAGAGCACCGACAGATCAGGGAACCATGCCTGGATCAGCAGCAGGTTGTACCACCAGGTGCCCTTGGCGGCGGCGCCCGTGACCGCGATCAGCAGGACGAAGGCGATGACGGCGGTCACCAGGTGGTTGGGGAAGATCTTGAACAGCCGACGCCGGTAGAACTTCCGCACCGTGTCCGCGGAACGCACCGACCAGGTCAGGACAAATCCACTGAGGATGAAGAAGAACGAGACGCCGGTCCAGCCGCCCCCGCCCACGACCGCGCCGAGCGTCTCCGTCGCACCGGGCGAGGCGAACAGCCCGGCGTACAGGACCCCGTGGAACAGGAAGACCATCAGCGCGGCGATGAACCGCAGTCCCGTCAGTGATGGCAGGCGAGACCCCGTGATGTCCGCCCGCGCGGGTAACTCTGTTGAATGAGGCATAGGTCGCCCTCCGCTTTGGTCGGCCCCACAGTGTCGAACACGACCATGGCCGTTCCCGGTAGCACCCGCATCCTCGTCCTTGCGGAAGTCCGTCCGGCCCAAAAGGACAGTCGTCGAAGGACGCACAAAGCAGCGGCGCCTCCCGGGTTCTCCGGGAGGCGCCGCTGCTTGTCGTGTGCGACTGGCTACTCGTCAACCGACAGCGGCTCGTACTTCTGCAGGATGACGCCGGTGTGCAGCACGTGGGCGGCCTTGAGCTTCATCCGCACGTGGCCGAGGCCGTGGAACGGCCGCACCGGCTCGCTCCAGACGATCGGGTGCACCCAGAAGTGGATCTCGTCCGCGAGACCGTGCTTGACCAGGTTGAAGGCCAGTTCACCGCAGCCGTAGCTCAGCAGGTTGCCGGTGTGCTCGGCCTTGAGCCTGCGCACCTCGTCGACGAAGTCGCCCTTGATGAGCGACGCGTTCCAGTCGAGCGGCTCGGTCAGCGTCGTCGAGGCGATGTACTTCGGCATGCTGTTCACCCGCTCGGAGAACGGGTCGGTGAGCGGCTTCCAATACGGGGCGATGGTCTCGAACGTCTTGCGCCCGAGCAGCATCGCGTCCCCGAGCACGAGATCGTCGGCGTCGGCGCCGTCCTGGCCGCCTCCTTGATGCCATCCCATCTCCGGACCGATGCTGCCATCGGCCGTCGTCTGAAACGTGATGATTACCTTGCCCATCAGACTTGCCTCTTCCCTTTCGTCGGGCACTGTTCGTGCGTAAGACTCGGGCCCGGTGTCGACGCGCGGTGTCACCCGCACGATGGTCCACCGGTCGATTGTCCTCGCCCCGAACGGATTCGACATCTTCCAAAGTGCGCACCGCGGTGCGGCGGCCTCTGATCCGCCGCAACGCCGGAGATGCCGCGTGCCGGGCACGGATGTCAGGCTTGCCGCATGTCTGAATTCGACGGCAAAACCGTTCTCATTACCGGCGGTGGGAGCGGAATCGGCTTTGCCACCGCGCGACGATTAGTGGACGCGGGCTGCAATGTCGTGATCGCCGGCCGCCGCGTCGATCGGATCGACGCCGCGGCGAAGGAGCTCGATCCCGACGGTGACCGGGTCCTCGCCGTGGCCACCGACGTGGCCCGCACGGAAGACCTCGACGAATTGATCGACCGGATCCGACAGCGATACGGCAGGCTGGACGGCGTTTTCGCCAATGCCGGTATTTCGTTCAACTCACTGAGCGCCGATGTCAGCGAAGCCGATTTCGACCGGGTCGTCGGCACCAATTTCAAGGGCGCGTTCTTCACCATCCAGAAAGCGGTGACCCTGTTCGACGAGGGCGGCGCCATCGTGGTCAACGGCACCTGCCTGGCGCACCGCGGCATGGGCCCGGCGTCGGTGTACGCCGCGACGAAGGCCGCCGTGACCAACCTGACCCGTTCGCTCGCCGCCGACCTGGCGGGCCGAGGCATCCGGGTCAACGCGGTCAGCCCCGGGTTCATCGAGACGGACATGCTCGACGAGGTCGCCCCCAACGAGCAGGCACGCGCGGGGATCAGCGGCCTGGTCCCGCTCGGCAGGCTCGGCAAGCCCGAGGAAGTCGCCGACGCGGTGGCGTTCCTGCTGTCCCGACGCGCTTCCTTCATCACCGGTCAGGACCTCGGTGTCGACGGCGGCATCGTCAGCTCATTCCCGATGTGAGGACGTCCAGGAATGCCAACCACGGATTCAAGGAGGTGACCGCGATGGGCCAGCAGGATGGGACTCGCGCGGTGGTGCTCGGCGGCAGCATTGCCGGGTTGTTCGCGGCCAGGGTGCTCGCGGACGCCTACGACGAGGTGCACATCGTGGACCGCGACAAGCTCGTCGGCGTCAAGGGGGTGCGGCGGTTCTGCCCGCAGAGCCACCAGGCCAACGGCCTGCTCGCCCGTGGCGTGCAGGTGATGGAGGAGCTCTTCCCCGGGCTCACCCAGGAGATGCTCGACTACGGCGTCCCGACCGGTGACCTGTCCGGCAGCTGCCGCTGGTACGCCCGGGGCAACCGGCTCAAGCAGCAGCACGCCGGACTGCAGACCCTCGGCGTGGTGCGGCCCCTGTTCGAGTGGTTCATCCGCGAGCGGGTGCAGCAGCTCCCCAACGTGGTCTTCATCGAGGAGCACGACATCCTCGGCCTCACCACGACGGCCGACAAGAGCCGGGTCACCGGGGCACGGGTGCAGAAGCGCGGCACCGACACCGCCACGGTCATCGATGCCGACCTGGTCATCGACGCCACCGGTCGCGGCTCGCGAACCCCGGTCTGGCTTGAGGAACTCGGCTACGAGAAGCCGTTCGAGGAGCGCAAGAAGATCGACCTGGGCTACGTGACGCAGCACTTCCGCCTGCGCCCCGGCGCCAACGGGTTCGTCAACGACGTGGCGATCAACCAGATCGCGAACGCCGACGTGCCCCGCGGCAACGTCTTCTTCCTCGTCGAGGACGGCAAGGTGGAGCTGACCACCTACGGCATCCTCGGCGACCACCCGCCCACCGACTACGACGGACTCATGGCGTGGCTGAAGTCGCTGCCCGCCAAGGACGTCTACGAGACGCTGAGCTACGCGGACCCGGTCGACAAGGCGATGCCGTTCAAGTTCCCGACGACGCTTCGCCGCCACTACCACAAGCTGCGCCGCTTCCCCGAGGGCCTGCTCGTCACCGGCGACGCCGTCACCACGTTCAACCCCGTGTACGCACAGGGAATGAGCGTCGCGGCGCTGTGCGCGCTGGTCCTGCGCCAGCACCTGCACAGCGGTGCCGCGCCGGTGCCGCAGGACTACTTCCGCGACCAGGCGCTCGACGCCATCGACCAGGCGTGGGAGATGACCAACCAGATCGACCTGAGCCTGCCGGGGGTCAAGGGCGAGCGCACCTTCAAGATCCGCATGGGCAACTGGTTCCTGAAGCGGGTCCAGATCGCCGCGACCCGTGACGCCGACATCACCGCCGCGTACTTCAAGGTCGCGGGCCTCATCGAGAAGCCCGAGTCGATGATGAAGCCGGGCTTCGCACTGAAGGTGCTGTGGAAGTCGCTGTTCGGCCCGTCGAAGGAAAGCCGGGAGCCGTTCGTGTTCGAGGTGGCTCCAGGCGTCCAGCCCGCCTACGGCGAGTCCGCCGAGCAGCTGCCCAAGGCAGCGTGACGGCACCCACTGTCCACATCGGCCACGGGAGTTCCGCCGGGACTCCCGTGGCCGTGCCCTTATGGGCGATCCCACCACAGGAGTGTCGATGACCACCGCGCACCGGACGTGTCCCATCTGTGACGCCGTCTGCGGCCTGAAGATCGATCTTGACCCCGCGGGCCGCGTCACGAAGGTGCGTGGTGACGCCGACGACCCGTTCTCGAAGGGCTACATCTGCCCGAAGGGCGCGAGCCTGGGCCGCCTCGACGAGGACCCGGATCGCCTGCGGCATCCCATGATCCGCGAGGGCGACCAGTGGCGCGAAGCCAGCTGGGACGAGGCGTTCGAAGCCGTCGACCGCGGGCTGACGGGTGTCATCGAGAAGCACGGCCGCGACGCTGTCGCCGTGTTCTTCGGCAACCCGACCTATCACACGATGGCCGGGTTCATGTACCGGATGCCGTTGACCCAGTCGCTGAACACCCGCAACACCTACTCTTCCGGCACCATCGACCACATGCCCAAGCACGTGGCCTGCGGCCACCTGTACGGCGACCCGTTCGCGATCGCGGTGCCCGATGTCGACCGCACCGACTTCCTGTTGGTCATCGGCGCGAACCCCATGGAGTCACACGGTTCCCTGTGCGCCGCGCCCGACTTCCCCCGCAGGCTGCGGGAATTGCGTGAGCGTGGCGGCAAGCTGGTCGTGATCGACCCGCGGCGCACCAGGACCGCGGCGATCGCCGACGAACACCTGCCGGTCCGGCCGGGCACCGACCCGTTCCTGCTGCTCGCCGTCGTCAACACGCTGCTGACGGAGAACCTGGCCAAGGTCACGCTCGACGTCAACGGCCTCGACGAACTGCGCGAGCTGGCTGCGGAGTTCACCCCCGCGGTGGCCGAAAGCGTTTGCGGCGTGCCCGCCGAGGACATCGCCCGGCTGGCCCGCGAGCTCGCGGCGGCGCCGACAGCGGCTGTCTACTCGCGCATGGGCGGGTCGGTGGTGGAGTTCGGCACGCTGACCCAGTGGCTGGTCGACGTGGTCAACATCCTGACCGGCAACCTGGACCGCCCCGGCGGGACCATGTTCACCAAGACGGCCGCGCTCGAGGTGTTCCGCTCCGGCGAGCCGTTCCAGGCCGGCCGGTGGAAGAGCCGGGTCCGCGGCCTGCCGGAGGCGCTCGGCGAGCTGCCCACGGCCACGCTGGCCGACGAGATCGAGACCCCCGGCGAGGGCCAGGTGCGGGCGCTGGTGGCGATCGCGGCCAACCCGGTGCTCGCCGCGCCCAACGGGCCCCGGCTCGAGCGCGCGTTCGAGGACCTGGAATTCATGGTCTGCGTCGACCCGTACCTCAACGAGACGACCCGGCGGGCGCACGTCATCCTGCCGCCGCCGCGCATGCTGCAGATGCCGCACTACGACTTCCTGCTGCAGATCGTGACGGTGCGCAACTACACGAGGTTCTCCCCCGCGATCCTGCCCCTGGAGCCGGACCAGCGGTCCGAGGCCGAGATCCTGGCCCGGCTGACCCTGATCGCGGCGGGCGCGGGCGCGTCGGCCGACCCCGCCGGGCTGGACGAGACGGTCCTCGGGCAGCTCGTCGGCGCGGCCACCCAGATCCCCGGTTCCCCGTACCAGGGCAGGGATCCGGCCGAGGTGCGCGCCGAACTCGACGGCGACAGCGGGCCCGAGCTGATGCTGGACATCATGCTCAAGCTCGGTCCGTACGGCCTGTCGCTGGCGCGGCTGCGGGAGAACCCGCACGGCATCGACCTCGGGCCGCTCGAGCCGCGGCTGAAGGAACTGCTGTGCACGCCGTCCGGGCGGGTCGAGCTCACCCCGCCGCCGATCGTCGAGGACCTCGGCAGGCTGCGCGCCAAGCTGTCCGCCCCGACCCCGGAGCTGGTGCTGATCGGGCGGCGGCAGCTGCGCTCCAACAACAGCTGGCTGCACAACGTCCCGTCCCTGCTCGGCGGGAGCAACCGCTGCACGCTGCACGTCAACCCGGCCGACGTCGCCAAGTACGGGCTCGGTGAGCAAGCGATCGTGCGGTCGGCCACCGGCGAGGTGATCGTCGCCGTCGAGCCGACCGACTCGATCAGGCCGGGTGTGGTGAGCATCCCGCACGGGTGGGGCCACAAGGGCAGCGAGCAGCGGGTGGCGGCGCAGAACCCCGGCGTCAACGCGAACGCGCTGACCGACGAGCTGGTCGTGGACGTCCCGTCCGGCAACGCCGTGTTCAACGGTGTGCCGGTCACCGTCAGCCCTTATGAGCCGTAGCAAGGAACTGTCCGGAACCCGACAAGGAACGGAGCACCGCCGTGTCACTATCCGACGCAACACCGCGCCGCGAACAGCAGGAAGAGCCGCCCGCCAACCCGGTCACCCTGGTCAGCCTCGTCGACGAGATGGTGGACATCAACCCGCACGCCCCGCACAACCCGAACCTCGCCGCGGGGATCGTCTGGGCCGACATCCTGGCCGACATCGCCGCCGACGAGGAGGAACGCCAACTCCGCGCCGCCGAACGCCTGAGCGACGCCGCTTAGCCCGCACGCTCGTCAGTCAGCAACACCGAAGGCGCCCCAGCCCATCCGGCTGCGGCGCCTGTTGCTGTCGGCACAGCTCACGTACGAGCTAGTACTAAAAGTGCTAGCCTGGCGGCTCCGTACGAATGGAGCTGCGCATGTGGGCTTTGGTGGTCCGATTCGACCTTCGCGACGAGAACGCGGC is drawn from Actinokineospora alba and contains these coding sequences:
- a CDS encoding acyltransferase family protein → MPHSTELPARADITGSRLPSLTGLRFIAALMVFLFHGVLYAGLFASPGATETLGAVVGGGGWTGVSFFFILSGFVLTWSVRSADTVRKFYRRRLFKIFPNHLVTAVIAFVLLIAVTGAAAKGTWWYNLLLIQAWFPDLSVLYSGNVVSWSLSCELLFYLAFPALYFGIKRIRPERLWAWTGVVVLAIFLVPSLATVLPEAQALAGGTMMPTGLTLFEQWFVASFPPVRMLEFVFGIFIARIVITGRTIPLSFGGAVALAVAAYALTPLFSGPYRVAATMVVPLGLIIVAGAKVDAAKEGSWLSSRFMVWLGDISFAFYMVHQLVLDYGHRLLGQTNTWSTPVALAVLALLFAGALLAATVLYTCVERPIMRRFASSRRAPRLASVPAASISADPPSGDRLAS
- a CDS encoding dihydrofolate reductase family protein, translated to MGKVIITFQTTADGSIGPEMGWHQGGGQDGADADDLVLGDAMLLGRKTFETIAPYWKPLTDPFSERVNSMPKYIASTTLTEPLDWNASLIKGDFVDEVRRLKAEHTGNLLSYGCGELAFNLVKHGLADEIHFWVHPIVWSEPVRPFHGLGHVRMKLKAAHVLHTGVILQKYEPLSVDE
- a CDS encoding SDR family NAD(P)-dependent oxidoreductase, translating into MSEFDGKTVLITGGGSGIGFATARRLVDAGCNVVIAGRRVDRIDAAAKELDPDGDRVLAVATDVARTEDLDELIDRIRQRYGRLDGVFANAGISFNSLSADVSEADFDRVVGTNFKGAFFTIQKAVTLFDEGGAIVVNGTCLAHRGMGPASVYAATKAAVTNLTRSLAADLAGRGIRVNAVSPGFIETDMLDEVAPNEQARAGISGLVPLGRLGKPEEVADAVAFLLSRRASFITGQDLGVDGGIVSSFPM
- a CDS encoding FAD-dependent oxidoreductase; translation: MGQQDGTRAVVLGGSIAGLFAARVLADAYDEVHIVDRDKLVGVKGVRRFCPQSHQANGLLARGVQVMEELFPGLTQEMLDYGVPTGDLSGSCRWYARGNRLKQQHAGLQTLGVVRPLFEWFIRERVQQLPNVVFIEEHDILGLTTTADKSRVTGARVQKRGTDTATVIDADLVIDATGRGSRTPVWLEELGYEKPFEERKKIDLGYVTQHFRLRPGANGFVNDVAINQIANADVPRGNVFFLVEDGKVELTTYGILGDHPPTDYDGLMAWLKSLPAKDVYETLSYADPVDKAMPFKFPTTLRRHYHKLRRFPEGLLVTGDAVTTFNPVYAQGMSVAALCALVLRQHLHSGAAPVPQDYFRDQALDAIDQAWEMTNQIDLSLPGVKGERTFKIRMGNWFLKRVQIAATRDADITAAYFKVAGLIEKPESMMKPGFALKVLWKSLFGPSKESREPFVFEVAPGVQPAYGESAEQLPKAA
- a CDS encoding molybdopterin-dependent oxidoreductase — its product is MTTAHRTCPICDAVCGLKIDLDPAGRVTKVRGDADDPFSKGYICPKGASLGRLDEDPDRLRHPMIREGDQWREASWDEAFEAVDRGLTGVIEKHGRDAVAVFFGNPTYHTMAGFMYRMPLTQSLNTRNTYSSGTIDHMPKHVACGHLYGDPFAIAVPDVDRTDFLLVIGANPMESHGSLCAAPDFPRRLRELRERGGKLVVIDPRRTRTAAIADEHLPVRPGTDPFLLLAVVNTLLTENLAKVTLDVNGLDELRELAAEFTPAVAESVCGVPAEDIARLARELAAAPTAAVYSRMGGSVVEFGTLTQWLVDVVNILTGNLDRPGGTMFTKTAALEVFRSGEPFQAGRWKSRVRGLPEALGELPTATLADEIETPGEGQVRALVAIAANPVLAAPNGPRLERAFEDLEFMVCVDPYLNETTRRAHVILPPPRMLQMPHYDFLLQIVTVRNYTRFSPAILPLEPDQRSEAEILARLTLIAAGAGASADPAGLDETVLGQLVGAATQIPGSPYQGRDPAEVRAELDGDSGPELMLDIMLKLGPYGLSLARLRENPHGIDLGPLEPRLKELLCTPSGRVELTPPPIVEDLGRLRAKLSAPTPELVLIGRRQLRSNNSWLHNVPSLLGGSNRCTLHVNPADVAKYGLGEQAIVRSATGEVIVAVEPTDSIRPGVVSIPHGWGHKGSEQRVAAQNPGVNANALTDELVVDVPSGNAVFNGVPVTVSPYEP
- a CDS encoding DUF6222 family protein, with amino-acid sequence MSLSDATPRREQQEEPPANPVTLVSLVDEMVDINPHAPHNPNLAAGIVWADILADIAADEEERQLRAAERLSDAA